One window of Nicotiana tomentosiformis chromosome 11, ASM39032v3, whole genome shotgun sequence genomic DNA carries:
- the LOC138901200 gene encoding uncharacterized protein, which yields MANQVTVGALFQEGTSQVRPPNFNGQHFSYWKVQMKITAKPYDVKVWCVIKKGNYPLTAAAQPPVDPEDVDEYTNEQMTVVQVNAKTRNLLYNAISGEEYEKISNCDTAKEMWDKLEVTYEGTSKVKETHINMLVHDYELFQMKEEEFIEEIFARFSKIIGDLKAFDLIAFEKTYLKKKNQEEKKKTVAFKATTERPKNDIDDDPEALEEEIAMVSRNVDSLMRRGFNKNKSFGSWSDEKSSEHEEIANLCFMTILDNDMNEYAGCWTDEDTSDDESKENTENCFMACGETSEVRSYKSDRCNELQDILDLTLKESQKMLNELRRLNREKDWELKLEVCEIERDVLQDEVQELQMQLNGMHFVSLIFQDGFGNPKTNLILVELTSKDPSKLGYLKESDKNLLKEVTKINGGSVKFGDDSRGKIVGTDTVPFTNNCEITDVYLVDGLNYNLPRKRYGNVYILDGIENLDSYICLESISDDPLLWHKKLSHTSIHLIEKLSKHD from the exons ATGGCAAATCAAGTAACTGTTGGAGCACTCTTTCAAGAAGGAACGTCGCAAGTCAGGCCACCAAATTTCAATGGACAACACTTTTCTTACTGGAAAGTGCAAATGAAAATAACTGCAAAACCTTATGATGTCAAAGTATGGTGCGTTATCAAAAAGGGTAACTATCCACTAACAGCAGCAGCTCAACCACCCGTTGATCCGGAAGATGTAGATGAATACACAAATGAGCAAATGACAGTTGTTCAGGTCAATGCTAAGACACGAAATTTACTCTATAATGCTATAAGTGGAGAAGAGTATGAGAAAATCTCAAATTGTGACACAGCCAAAGAAATGTGGGATAAATTGGAAGTTACTTATGAAGGAACCAGCAAGGTGAAAGAAACTCACATAAACATGTTGGTTCATGATTATGAACTCTTCCAGATGAAAGAAGAAGAATTCATTGAGGAAATATTTGCAAGGTTCAGCAAAATCATTGGTGATCTAAAAGCCTTTG ATCTTATAGCATTCGAGAAAACATATCTCAAGAAAAAAAAccaggaagaaaagaagaaaacagtTGCTTTCAAAGCTACAACTGAAAGACCAAAAAATGATATAGATGACGACCCAGAAGCTCTTGAAGAGGAGATTGCCATGGTATCAAGAAACGTGGATAGTTTAATGAGAAG AGGATTCAACAAAAACAAATCTTTTGGAAGCTGGAGTGATGAAAAAAGCTCAGAACATGAAGAAATAGCAAACTTGTGTTTCATGACGATTCTCGATAATGACATGAACGAATACGCTGGATGTTGGACTGATGAAGACACATCAGATGATGAAAGCAAAGAAAATACTGAAAATTGTTTCATGGCATGTGGTGAAACAAGCGAGGTAAGATCATATAAAAGTGATAGATGTAATGAATTGCAGGATATTCTTGATCTCACCCTAAAGGAGTCTCAAAAGATGTTGAATGAATTGAGAAGACTCAATAGGGAAAAGGACTGGGAACTCAAACTTGAAGTATGTGAAATCGAAAGAGATGTACTTCAAGATGAGGTTCAGGAATTGCAAATGCAATTGAATGGCATGC attttgtaagtctaaTATTTCAGGATGGATTTGGAAACCCAAAGACAAACCTGATTCTAGTAGAACTAACCAGCaaggacccaagcaagcttgggtacctaaaagaaa GTGACAAAAACTTGTTAAAAGAAGTTACTAAGATAAATGGAGGAAGtgtcaaatttggtgatgatTCAAGAGGAAAGATAGTTGGCACCGACACAGTTCCATTCACTAACAACTGTGAAATTACTGATGTATATCTTGTAGATGGACTCAACTATAATCTCCCGA GAAAAAGGTATGGAAATGTTTACATTCTTGATGGAATTGAAAATTTAGATAGTTACATTTGCTTAGAATCTATATCTGATGATCCACTGTTGTGGCATAAGAAACTTAGTCATACAAGCATTCATCTAATTGAGAAACTCTCCAAGCATGATTAG
- the LOC138901201 gene encoding uncharacterized protein, which yields MKIPEGFKMLETYSSKHREMHSIRVQRSLYGLNQSGRMSYNRLIELMNEGTPEELQREKLCLSLQIEYLADEIFIYQFVYTEKILKRFYMDKVHPLKDDEELLGPEILYLNAIGALMYLVNANKGGADHIGYVDVGYLSDSHKVQSQTGYVFTYGVREEKEINTGEALYQEVKSDIKTKMLV from the exons atgaagatccctgaaggatttaaaatgcttgaaACATATAGTTCAAAGCATCGTGAAATGCATTCAATCagagtacaaagatctttgtacggtttaaatcaatctgggcgcatgtcATATAATCGCCTCATTGAATTGATGAATGAAG gaactccagaagagctccaaagggaaaaactttgtcttagtctgcaaattgaatatttagcagacgagatctttatctaTCAATTTGTCTATACAGAAAAgatcttaaaacgcttttacatggacaaagtgcacccattaa aagatgatgaggaactccttggtcctgaaatactctatcttaatgcaattggtgcacttatgtatcttgttaATGCTAACAAAGGTGGTGCAGATCATATTGGTTATGTAGAtgtaggttatttatctgattcaCATAAAGTTCAATCTCAAACCGGAtacgtgtttacatatggag tgagagaagaaaaagagataaacactggtgaggcattgtatcaagaagTGAAAAGTGATATAAAGACTAAGATGTTGGTGTAA
- the LOC104106955 gene encoding receptor-like serine/threonine-protein kinase SD1-8 isoform X3: MEMKNNNSFLILYLLFLCFNLNTNLSFGSGDNISTNEFLSIGQTIVSSGGNFELGFFKPGNSLNYYIGIWYKKIYPQTVVWVANREKSVDILDGNMSLPALTIIQGNLVLLDKNQNSIWSSTHDHYNNTRNNSVIAVLGDDGNLILSDASNTSTPLTLWQSFDHPTDTFLPGAKLGYNKITQRKHVLVSWKNSSDPAPGLFSLELDPNLAQFIVKWNKTIQYWKSGTWTGDTFSLVPEMSIYYVNNENESYFTYSIFKNSTTTSRLIIDVSGQMKQRTWSNNAAGWNEFWAQPREQCQVYGYCGAFGVCTSNTNSPCNCLTGFMPRSVDEWNLNDYSGGCARKGKLQCSAITEDKDDFWMNLTMRLPTSQYTNVTVGEVSQCRDTCFDSCSCTAYTYDGLGACSIWTGYLFNLQQLSENETERTISVKLGSLQAQTKAKKSMKLKAILAAIILFMVLLICSISYIYYRRRRTAKGTGTQISHWHKAEGEGRELMIENDENKVIDVPYFDLETVLVATDNFSDANKLGQGGFGPVYKGMFPGGEEIAVKRLSSHSGQGIDEFKNEVTLIAKLQHRNLVRLLGYCINAMEQILLYEYMPNKSLDTFIFDGSLCTLLDWKKRYDIILGIARGLAYLHHDSRLRIIHRDLKTGNILLDEAMNPKISDFGLARIVEGTKTEANTKKVVGTYIHLRCKATLLCPWSDLVHSEHHKADYILEVVSFSSWQ, from the exons ATGGAAATGAAGAACAACAATTCATTTCTAATACTCTATCTGCTCTTTTTATGCTTCAATCTCAACACTAATCTCTCCTTTGGATCAGGGGACAACATTTCTACTAATGAATTTCTTTCCATTGGCCAAACAATTGTATCTTCGGGTGGAAACTTTGAGCTTGGTTTCTTCAAACCAGGTAACTCTCTCAACTATTACATAGGCATATGGTACAAGAAAATTTATCCACAAACTGTTGTTTGGGTAGCAAATAGAGAGAAATCAGTTGATATATTAGATGGTAATATGAGTTTACCTGCGTTGACAATTATTCAAGGTAACTTGGTACTTCTTGATAAAAATCAAAACTCAATATGGTCATCAACACATGACCATTATAACAACACTCGAAATAATTCAGTCATAGCAGTTCTAGGTGATGATGGCAATTTGATTTTGAGTGATGCTTCAAATACATCGACACCCTTAACACTTTGGCAAAGTTTTGATCACCCAACAGATACATTTTTACCTGGTGCTAAGCTTGGATATAACAAAATTACACAAAGGAAACATGTTCTGGTTTCATGGAAGAATTCGAGTGATCCAGCACCAGGATTGTTTTCCTTGGAGCTAGATCCAAACCTTGCCCAATTCATTGTAAAATGGAATAAGACTATACAGTATTGGAAAAGTGGAACATGGACTGGTGACACATTTAGCTTGGTGCCTGAAATGAGCATCTACTATGTTAACAACGAGAACGAGTCCTATTTTACATATTCGATTTTCAAGAATAGTACAACCACATCAAGGTTGATCATAGACGTCTCAGGACAAATGAAGCAACGAACATGGTCGAATAATGCAGCTGGTTGGAATGAATTTTGGGCTCAACCTAGAGAACAATGTCAGGTTTATGGTTATTGTGGGGCATTTGGAGTTTGCACTAGTAATACTAATTCACCCTGCAATTGTTTGACTGGTTTCATGCCAAGATCAGTCGATGAATGGAATTTGAATGATTATTCGGGTGGATGTGCAAGAAAAGGGAAGTTGCAATGTAGTGCCATTACTGAAGACAAGGATGATTTCTGGATGAATTTGACCATGAGATTACCTACTTCTCAATATACAAATGTCACAGTTGGAGAAGTCTCGCAATGCAGAGATACTTGTTTCGATAGTTGTTCTTGCACTGCTTATACTTATGATGGCTTAGGTGCCTGTTCAATTTGGACAGGATATCTCTTCAATCTGCAACAACTCAGCGAAAATGAAACAGAGAGGACTATCTCTGTCAAACTTGGCTCCCTTCAAG CTCAAACTAAAGCGAAGAAATCAATGAAGCTTAAAGCTATCCTTGCTGCCATAATACTTTTTATGGTTCTACTCATATGCAGCATTAGCTACATTTACtatagaagaagaagaacggcAAAAGGAACAG GGACACAAATCTCTCACTGGCACAAAGCTGAAGGAGAAGGAAGAGAATTGATGATTGAAAACGATGAGAATAAAGTCATTGATGTTCCATATTTTGATTTGGAAACCGTTTTGGTAGCTACTGACAACTTCTCAGATGCAAATAAGCTCGGACAAGGGGGATTTGGTCCTGTTTACAAG GGTATGTTTCCAGGAGGAGAAGAGATTGCAGTGAAAAGGCTATCAAGTCACTCCGGACAAGGCATAGATGAATTTAAGAATGAAGTGACTTTAATTGCGAAACTTCAGCATCGAAATCTGGTCAGGCTTTTGGGATATTGCATCAATGCAATGGAACAAATTTTGTTGTACGAATATATGCCAAATAAAAGTTTGGACACATTTATATTTG ATGGATCACTTTGTACATTACTGGATTGGAAGAAACGTTATGACATCATATTGGGCATTGCACGAGGTCTTGCTTATCTTCACCACGATTCACGACTAAGGATCATTCATAGAGATTTAAAAACTGGCAACATTTTACTAGATGAGGCAATGAATccaaaaatttcagattttggcttgGCAAGGATTGTTGAAGGAACAAAAACAGAAGCAAATACAAAGAAAGTAGTGGGGACCTA tattcatctccgatgtaaggcgacactcttatgtccgtggtcagatcttgttcattccgagcatcataaggcagattatatccttgaggtggtgagtttttcttcttggcagtag
- the LOC104106955 gene encoding G-type lectin S-receptor-like serine/threonine-protein kinase At4g03230 isoform X1, whose amino-acid sequence MEMKNNNSFLILYLLFLCFNLNTNLSFGSGDNISTNEFLSIGQTIVSSGGNFELGFFKPGNSLNYYIGIWYKKIYPQTVVWVANREKSVDILDGNMSLPALTIIQGNLVLLDKNQNSIWSSTHDHYNNTRNNSVIAVLGDDGNLILSDASNTSTPLTLWQSFDHPTDTFLPGAKLGYNKITQRKHVLVSWKNSSDPAPGLFSLELDPNLAQFIVKWNKTIQYWKSGTWTGDTFSLVPEMSIYYVNNENESYFTYSIFKNSTTTSRLIIDVSGQMKQRTWSNNAAGWNEFWAQPREQCQVYGYCGAFGVCTSNTNSPCNCLTGFMPRSVDEWNLNDYSGGCARKGKLQCSAITEDKDDFWMNLTMRLPTSQYTNVTVGEVSQCRDTCFDSCSCTAYTYDGLGACSIWTGYLFNLQQLSENETERTISVKLGSLQAQTKAKKSMKLKAILAAIILFMVLLICSISYIYYRRRRTAKGTGTQISHWHKAEGEGRELMIENDENKVIDVPYFDLETVLVATDNFSDANKLGQGGFGPVYKGMFPGGEEIAVKRLSSHSGQGIDEFKNEVTLIAKLQHRNLVRLLGYCINAMEQILLYEYMPNKSLDTFIFDGSLCTLLDWKKRYDIILGIARGLAYLHHDSRLRIIHRDLKTGNILLDEAMNPKISDFGLARIVEGTKTEANTKKVVGTYGYMSPEYALDGLFSIKSDVFSFGVVVLEIISGRKNTGFYQPEEALNLLGYAWKLWIEEKAIQLTEKSLLDSCNMSEVIKCINVALLCVQEDSIDRPNMSDVIVMLVGENTCLPRPNRPAFVMRTHTSNISSSSKVSNNQVTITIEAGR is encoded by the exons ATGGAAATGAAGAACAACAATTCATTTCTAATACTCTATCTGCTCTTTTTATGCTTCAATCTCAACACTAATCTCTCCTTTGGATCAGGGGACAACATTTCTACTAATGAATTTCTTTCCATTGGCCAAACAATTGTATCTTCGGGTGGAAACTTTGAGCTTGGTTTCTTCAAACCAGGTAACTCTCTCAACTATTACATAGGCATATGGTACAAGAAAATTTATCCACAAACTGTTGTTTGGGTAGCAAATAGAGAGAAATCAGTTGATATATTAGATGGTAATATGAGTTTACCTGCGTTGACAATTATTCAAGGTAACTTGGTACTTCTTGATAAAAATCAAAACTCAATATGGTCATCAACACATGACCATTATAACAACACTCGAAATAATTCAGTCATAGCAGTTCTAGGTGATGATGGCAATTTGATTTTGAGTGATGCTTCAAATACATCGACACCCTTAACACTTTGGCAAAGTTTTGATCACCCAACAGATACATTTTTACCTGGTGCTAAGCTTGGATATAACAAAATTACACAAAGGAAACATGTTCTGGTTTCATGGAAGAATTCGAGTGATCCAGCACCAGGATTGTTTTCCTTGGAGCTAGATCCAAACCTTGCCCAATTCATTGTAAAATGGAATAAGACTATACAGTATTGGAAAAGTGGAACATGGACTGGTGACACATTTAGCTTGGTGCCTGAAATGAGCATCTACTATGTTAACAACGAGAACGAGTCCTATTTTACATATTCGATTTTCAAGAATAGTACAACCACATCAAGGTTGATCATAGACGTCTCAGGACAAATGAAGCAACGAACATGGTCGAATAATGCAGCTGGTTGGAATGAATTTTGGGCTCAACCTAGAGAACAATGTCAGGTTTATGGTTATTGTGGGGCATTTGGAGTTTGCACTAGTAATACTAATTCACCCTGCAATTGTTTGACTGGTTTCATGCCAAGATCAGTCGATGAATGGAATTTGAATGATTATTCGGGTGGATGTGCAAGAAAAGGGAAGTTGCAATGTAGTGCCATTACTGAAGACAAGGATGATTTCTGGATGAATTTGACCATGAGATTACCTACTTCTCAATATACAAATGTCACAGTTGGAGAAGTCTCGCAATGCAGAGATACTTGTTTCGATAGTTGTTCTTGCACTGCTTATACTTATGATGGCTTAGGTGCCTGTTCAATTTGGACAGGATATCTCTTCAATCTGCAACAACTCAGCGAAAATGAAACAGAGAGGACTATCTCTGTCAAACTTGGCTCCCTTCAAG CTCAAACTAAAGCGAAGAAATCAATGAAGCTTAAAGCTATCCTTGCTGCCATAATACTTTTTATGGTTCTACTCATATGCAGCATTAGCTACATTTACtatagaagaagaagaacggcAAAAGGAACAG GGACACAAATCTCTCACTGGCACAAAGCTGAAGGAGAAGGAAGAGAATTGATGATTGAAAACGATGAGAATAAAGTCATTGATGTTCCATATTTTGATTTGGAAACCGTTTTGGTAGCTACTGACAACTTCTCAGATGCAAATAAGCTCGGACAAGGGGGATTTGGTCCTGTTTACAAG GGTATGTTTCCAGGAGGAGAAGAGATTGCAGTGAAAAGGCTATCAAGTCACTCCGGACAAGGCATAGATGAATTTAAGAATGAAGTGACTTTAATTGCGAAACTTCAGCATCGAAATCTGGTCAGGCTTTTGGGATATTGCATCAATGCAATGGAACAAATTTTGTTGTACGAATATATGCCAAATAAAAGTTTGGACACATTTATATTTG ATGGATCACTTTGTACATTACTGGATTGGAAGAAACGTTATGACATCATATTGGGCATTGCACGAGGTCTTGCTTATCTTCACCACGATTCACGACTAAGGATCATTCATAGAGATTTAAAAACTGGCAACATTTTACTAGATGAGGCAATGAATccaaaaatttcagattttggcttgGCAAGGATTGTTGAAGGAACAAAAACAGAAGCAAATACAAAGAAAGTAGTGGGGACCTA TGGCTATATGTCTCCTGAATATGCATTAGATGGACTGTTTTCCATCAAATCAGACGTATTCAGTTTTGGAGTAGTCGTACTTGAGATAATTAGTGGAAGAAAGAACACTGGATTTTACCAACCAGAAGAAGCGCTAAACTTGTTAGGTTAT GCATGGAAATTGTGGATAGAAGAGAAGGCAATACAACTAACAGAGAAGTCATTACTTGATTCATGCAACATGAGTGAAGTGATAAAGTGTATCAATGTCGCACTCTTGTGTGTACAAGAAGATTCAATTGATCGTCCCAATATGTCAGATGTCATAGTAATGTTGGTAGGGGAAAATACGTGTCTTCCTAGACCTAATCGACCAGCTTTTGTAATGAGAACACACACGTCTAACATATCGTCTTCCTCCAAAGTTTCTAACAATCAAGTGACAATTACAATTGAGGCAGGACGATAA
- the LOC104106955 gene encoding G-type lectin S-receptor-like serine/threonine-protein kinase At4g03230 isoform X2, producing the protein MSLPALTIIQGNLVLLDKNQNSIWSSTHDHYNNTRNNSVIAVLGDDGNLILSDASNTSTPLTLWQSFDHPTDTFLPGAKLGYNKITQRKHVLVSWKNSSDPAPGLFSLELDPNLAQFIVKWNKTIQYWKSGTWTGDTFSLVPEMSIYYVNNENESYFTYSIFKNSTTTSRLIIDVSGQMKQRTWSNNAAGWNEFWAQPREQCQVYGYCGAFGVCTSNTNSPCNCLTGFMPRSVDEWNLNDYSGGCARKGKLQCSAITEDKDDFWMNLTMRLPTSQYTNVTVGEVSQCRDTCFDSCSCTAYTYDGLGACSIWTGYLFNLQQLSENETERTISVKLGSLQAQTKAKKSMKLKAILAAIILFMVLLICSISYIYYRRRRTAKGTGTQISHWHKAEGEGRELMIENDENKVIDVPYFDLETVLVATDNFSDANKLGQGGFGPVYKGMFPGGEEIAVKRLSSHSGQGIDEFKNEVTLIAKLQHRNLVRLLGYCINAMEQILLYEYMPNKSLDTFIFDGSLCTLLDWKKRYDIILGIARGLAYLHHDSRLRIIHRDLKTGNILLDEAMNPKISDFGLARIVEGTKTEANTKKVVGTYGYMSPEYALDGLFSIKSDVFSFGVVVLEIISGRKNTGFYQPEEALNLLGYAWKLWIEEKAIQLTEKSLLDSCNMSEVIKCINVALLCVQEDSIDRPNMSDVIVMLVGENTCLPRPNRPAFVMRTHTSNISSSSKVSNNQVTITIEAGR; encoded by the exons ATGAGTTTACCTGCGTTGACAATTATTCAAGGTAACTTGGTACTTCTTGATAAAAATCAAAACTCAATATGGTCATCAACACATGACCATTATAACAACACTCGAAATAATTCAGTCATAGCAGTTCTAGGTGATGATGGCAATTTGATTTTGAGTGATGCTTCAAATACATCGACACCCTTAACACTTTGGCAAAGTTTTGATCACCCAACAGATACATTTTTACCTGGTGCTAAGCTTGGATATAACAAAATTACACAAAGGAAACATGTTCTGGTTTCATGGAAGAATTCGAGTGATCCAGCACCAGGATTGTTTTCCTTGGAGCTAGATCCAAACCTTGCCCAATTCATTGTAAAATGGAATAAGACTATACAGTATTGGAAAAGTGGAACATGGACTGGTGACACATTTAGCTTGGTGCCTGAAATGAGCATCTACTATGTTAACAACGAGAACGAGTCCTATTTTACATATTCGATTTTCAAGAATAGTACAACCACATCAAGGTTGATCATAGACGTCTCAGGACAAATGAAGCAACGAACATGGTCGAATAATGCAGCTGGTTGGAATGAATTTTGGGCTCAACCTAGAGAACAATGTCAGGTTTATGGTTATTGTGGGGCATTTGGAGTTTGCACTAGTAATACTAATTCACCCTGCAATTGTTTGACTGGTTTCATGCCAAGATCAGTCGATGAATGGAATTTGAATGATTATTCGGGTGGATGTGCAAGAAAAGGGAAGTTGCAATGTAGTGCCATTACTGAAGACAAGGATGATTTCTGGATGAATTTGACCATGAGATTACCTACTTCTCAATATACAAATGTCACAGTTGGAGAAGTCTCGCAATGCAGAGATACTTGTTTCGATAGTTGTTCTTGCACTGCTTATACTTATGATGGCTTAGGTGCCTGTTCAATTTGGACAGGATATCTCTTCAATCTGCAACAACTCAGCGAAAATGAAACAGAGAGGACTATCTCTGTCAAACTTGGCTCCCTTCAAG CTCAAACTAAAGCGAAGAAATCAATGAAGCTTAAAGCTATCCTTGCTGCCATAATACTTTTTATGGTTCTACTCATATGCAGCATTAGCTACATTTACtatagaagaagaagaacggcAAAAGGAACAG GGACACAAATCTCTCACTGGCACAAAGCTGAAGGAGAAGGAAGAGAATTGATGATTGAAAACGATGAGAATAAAGTCATTGATGTTCCATATTTTGATTTGGAAACCGTTTTGGTAGCTACTGACAACTTCTCAGATGCAAATAAGCTCGGACAAGGGGGATTTGGTCCTGTTTACAAG GGTATGTTTCCAGGAGGAGAAGAGATTGCAGTGAAAAGGCTATCAAGTCACTCCGGACAAGGCATAGATGAATTTAAGAATGAAGTGACTTTAATTGCGAAACTTCAGCATCGAAATCTGGTCAGGCTTTTGGGATATTGCATCAATGCAATGGAACAAATTTTGTTGTACGAATATATGCCAAATAAAAGTTTGGACACATTTATATTTG ATGGATCACTTTGTACATTACTGGATTGGAAGAAACGTTATGACATCATATTGGGCATTGCACGAGGTCTTGCTTATCTTCACCACGATTCACGACTAAGGATCATTCATAGAGATTTAAAAACTGGCAACATTTTACTAGATGAGGCAATGAATccaaaaatttcagattttggcttgGCAAGGATTGTTGAAGGAACAAAAACAGAAGCAAATACAAAGAAAGTAGTGGGGACCTA TGGCTATATGTCTCCTGAATATGCATTAGATGGACTGTTTTCCATCAAATCAGACGTATTCAGTTTTGGAGTAGTCGTACTTGAGATAATTAGTGGAAGAAAGAACACTGGATTTTACCAACCAGAAGAAGCGCTAAACTTGTTAGGTTAT GCATGGAAATTGTGGATAGAAGAGAAGGCAATACAACTAACAGAGAAGTCATTACTTGATTCATGCAACATGAGTGAAGTGATAAAGTGTATCAATGTCGCACTCTTGTGTGTACAAGAAGATTCAATTGATCGTCCCAATATGTCAGATGTCATAGTAATGTTGGTAGGGGAAAATACGTGTCTTCCTAGACCTAATCGACCAGCTTTTGTAATGAGAACACACACGTCTAACATATCGTCTTCCTCCAAAGTTTCTAACAATCAAGTGACAATTACAATTGAGGCAGGACGATAA